In Pseudovibrio brasiliensis, the following are encoded in one genomic region:
- a CDS encoding RNA polymerase sigma factor: MYYKNTRLEHLDGRQDLTPVWKYWNEHRKKIFGRAFHLTGGDMDAAEELMSATIIKVASHFEQRPLNMREPIAFFMYALKNEFISQYRKKRYEYQFRDGEKDVYDEHLANAEAEAAPQEVLLAQKEELALIGKTLERLPVIYQQIFSLKFAEDRSYSDISEELNISQALARKRVQFLREKLRDARKKKRRRFN, from the coding sequence ATGTATTACAAGAATACACGACTTGAACATCTTGATGGGCGTCAGGATCTAACGCCTGTTTGGAAATACTGGAACGAGCATAGAAAAAAGATTTTTGGCAGGGCGTTTCATCTTACGGGTGGTGACATGGATGCTGCTGAGGAGCTGATGTCAGCAACTATCATCAAGGTGGCGTCTCACTTTGAGCAGCGCCCCCTGAATATGCGGGAGCCGATTGCGTTCTTCATGTATGCGCTCAAGAACGAGTTCATCAGCCAGTATCGCAAGAAGCGCTATGAGTATCAGTTCAGGGATGGTGAAAAGGATGTTTATGATGAGCACCTTGCCAATGCTGAAGCGGAAGCGGCACCGCAAGAAGTTCTGTTGGCGCAAAAGGAAGAGCTTGCACTGATTGGCAAAACGCTGGAGCGGCTGCCTGTCATCTACCAGCAGATTTTCTCTCTCAAGTTTGCCGAGGATCGCAGTTACAGCGACATCTCGGAGGAGCTGAACATCTCTCAGGCTCTGGCGCGTAAGCGGGTGCAGTT
- a CDS encoding AAA family ATPase, which translates to MPRFVITGASGAGKSTLLHSLQMLGYDCREEVGRQVVREQMVSGGVALPDKDVVAFRDLLFERSVEAFDVDPSSPDALVFHDRSFLEAIAYSRIIGAPVSEEMIAAVRVRRFADPVFVCAPWEQIFESDAERTHDFEFACRDFEANVAVYRAFGYELIEVPQMPVEERGGFVAEQAERALQT; encoded by the coding sequence ATGCCGCGTTTTGTTATTACTGGTGCGTCTGGTGCCGGAAAATCTACATTGTTGCACTCTTTACAGATGCTTGGGTACGACTGCCGGGAGGAGGTTGGGCGGCAAGTGGTGCGTGAGCAAATGGTGTCAGGTGGAGTGGCTCTTCCTGATAAGGACGTAGTTGCTTTTCGGGATTTGCTGTTTGAACGCTCAGTCGAAGCTTTTGATGTTGACCCAAGTTCGCCAGATGCTCTGGTGTTTCACGATCGCAGCTTTCTGGAGGCCATCGCGTATAGCAGGATCATTGGGGCTCCTGTATCAGAGGAGATGATTGCAGCTGTCCGCGTGAGGAGGTTTGCGGATCCGGTGTTTGTTTGTGCGCCATGGGAACAGATCTTTGAGAGTGACGCGGAGCGGACGCACGATTTTGAGTTTGCTTGTCGCGACTTTGAAGCGAATGTTGCTGTCTATCGAGCGTTTGGATACGAGCTGATTGAGGTGCCGCAGATGCCAGTTGAAGAGCGCGGCGGGTTTGTGGCTGAGCAGGCTGAGAGAGCGCTTCAGACTTAA